In Arvicola amphibius chromosome 1, mArvAmp1.2, whole genome shotgun sequence, one DNA window encodes the following:
- the Ccdc85b gene encoding coiled-coil domain-containing protein 85B isoform X1, which produces MEAEAGGLEELTDEEMAALGKEELVRRLRREEAARLAALVQRGRLMQEVNRQLQGHLGEIRELKQLNRRLQAENRELRDLCCFLDSERQRGRRAARQWQLFGTQASRAVREDLGGCWQKLAELEGRQEELLRENLALKELCLALGEEWGPRGGPGSAVGSGAGPTPELALPPCGPRDLGDGSSSTGSVGSPDQLPLACSPDD; this is translated from the coding sequence ATGGAGGCCGAAGCAGGAGGCCTGGAGGAGCTGACGGACGAGGAGATGGCGGCGTTGGGTAAGGAGGAGCTGGTGCGGCGCCTGCGGCGGGAGGAGGCGGCACGCCTGGCAGCGCTGGTGCAGCGCGGCCGCCTGATGCAGGAGGTGAATCGGCAGCTGCAGGGTCACCTGGGCGAGATCCGTGAGCTCAAACAGCTCAACCGGCGCCTGCAGGCGGAGAACCGGGAGCTGCGCGATCTCTGCTGCTTCCTGGACTCGGAGCGCCAGCGGGGACGGCGTGCGGCGCGCCAGTGGCAGCTCTTCGGGACTCAAGCATCCCGGGCGGTGCGCGAGGACCTGGGTGGCTGTTGGCAGAAGCTAGCGGAGTTGGAAGGCCGCCAGGAGGAGCTGCTGCGGGAAAACCTGGCGCTTAAGGAGCTTTGCCTGGCACTGGGCGAAGAGTGGGGCCCCCGCGGTGGCCCCGGCAGTGCAGTGGGCTCAGGCGCCGGGCCCACACCCGAGCTCGCCCTGCCCCCGTGCGGGCCCCGCGACTTAGGCGATGGAAGTTCCAGCACTGGCAGTGTGGGCAGCCCAGATCAGTTGCCCCTAGCCTGCTCCCCCGATGACTGA
- the Ccdc85b gene encoding coiled-coil domain-containing protein 85B isoform X2 — translation MEAEAGGLEELTDEEMAALGGEPGAARSLLLPGLGAPAGTACGAPVAALRDSSIPGGARGPGWLLAEASGVGRPPGGAAAGKPGA, via the exons ATGGAGGCCGAAGCAGGAGGCCTGGAGGAGCTGACGGACGAGGAGATGGCGGCGTTGG GCGGAGAACCGGGAGCTGCGCGATCTCTGCTGCTTCCTGGACTCGGAGCGCCAGCGGGGACGGCGTGCGGCGCGCCAGTGGCAGCTCTTCGGGACTCAAGCATCCCGGGCGGTGCGCGAGGACCTGGGTGGCTGTTGGCAGAAGCTAGCGGAGTTGGAAGGCCGCCAGGAGGAGCTGCTGCGGGAAAACCTGGCGCTTAA